From Panicum hallii strain FIL2 chromosome 2, PHallii_v3.1, whole genome shotgun sequence, a single genomic window includes:
- the LOC112879355 gene encoding low molecular mass early light-inducible protein HV60, chloroplastic-like, translating to MASMGSLDFAIAGAHAGVLPVRVPAAALAPRRRALVVRAQAGDTEPREETSAASSSAPPSTPLAAPATPTPKPKAASPGLWDALAFSGPAPERINGRLAMVGFVSALAVEASRGGGLLSQAGSGSGLAWFAATAAVLSVASLVPVLRGESAEGRGGGVMSADAELWNGRFAMLGLVALAVTEYITDAPFVNV from the coding sequence ATGGCCTCCATGGGCTCCCTCGACTTCGCCATAGCCGGCGCGCATGCTGGCGTACTCCCCGTCCGCGTCCCGGCGGCCGCCCTCGCGCCGCGGCGACGCGCCCTGGTCGTCAGGGCCCAGGCCGGGGACACTGAGCCAAGGGAGGAGACGAGCGCGGCGTCCTCCTCCGCTCCTCCGAGCACCCCATTGGCGGCGCCCGCCACGCCGACGCCGAAGCCCAAGGCGGCGAGCCCCGGGCTGTGGGACGCGCTGGCGTTCAGCGGGCCGGCCCCCGAGCGCATCAACGGGCGCCTCGCCATGGTGGGCTTCGTGTCCGCGCTCGCCGTGGAGGCGTCCCGCGGCGGGGGCCTCCTCTCGCAGGCGGGCAGCGGGTCCGGGCTGGCCTGGTTCGCGGCCACGGCCGCCGTGCTCTCCGTGGCGTCGCTGGTGCCGGTCCTCAGGGGGGAGAGCGCcgagggccgcggcggcggcgtcatgAGCGCCGACGCCGAGCTCTGGAACGGCCGCTTCGCCATGCTCGGGCTCGTCGCGCTCGCCGTCACCGAGTACATCACCGACGCGCCCTTCGTCAACGTGTAG